The proteins below come from a single Columba livia isolate bColLiv1 breed racing homer chromosome 26, bColLiv1.pat.W.v2, whole genome shotgun sequence genomic window:
- the PPP1R8 gene encoding nuclear inhibitor of protein phosphatase 1 isoform X1 — MAANANSGGGLSLFECPSWAGKPPPGLHLDVVKGDKLIEKLIIDEKKYYLFGRNPDLCDFTIDHQSCSRVHAALVYHKHLKRVFLIDLNSTHGTFLGHIRLEAHKPQQIPIDSTVSFGASTRAYTLREKPQTLPSAVKGDEKMGGEDEELKGLLGLPEEETELDNLTEFNTAHNKRISTLTIEEGNLDIQRPKRKRKNSRVTFSDDDEIINPEDVDPSVGRFRNMVQTAVVPVKKKRLDNPGSLTTDDSASRRMQNFPYSGGLYGGLPPTHNEAGSQSHGVHGTALIGGLPMPYPNLAPDVDLTPVVPSTVNMNPAPNPAVFNPEAVNEPKKKKYAKEAWPGKKPTPSLLI, encoded by the exons AACCTCCACCTGGCTTACATCTGGATGTAGTCAAGGGAGACAAACTCATTGAG AAACTCATCATTGATGAGAAGAAATACTATCTCTTTGGGAGAAATCCTGATCTGTGTGATTTCACCATTGACCACCAGTCTTGCTCTCGGGTCCATGCTGCCTTGGTCTACCACAAACATCTCAAGAGGGTTTTCCTCATAGATCTGAACAGCA CACATGGCACGTTCTTGGGTCACATCCGTTTGGAAGCTCACAAACCCCAACAGATACCCATTGACTCCACAGTTTCATTTGGGGCTTCTACACGAGCGTATACCCTGCGAGAGAAGCCCCAGACGCTGCCGTCAGCAGTTAAAGGAGACGAGAAGATGGGCGGTGAAGATGAAGAGCTCAAGGGTTTGCTGGGGCTGccagaggaggagacagaaCTTGAT AACCTGACAGAGTTTAATACAGCCCACAACAAAAGAATTTCCACGCTAACCATTGAGGAAGGAAACTTGGATATTCAGAGACCAAAGAGAAAACGGAAGAACTCCCGAGTGACATTCAGTGATGATGATGAGATCATCAATCCAG AGGACGTGGACCCTTCTGTTGGGCGCTTCAGGAACATGGTACAGACAGCAGTTGTCCCTGTGAAG AAAAAACGGCTGGACAATCCAGGCTCATTGACCACAGATGATTCTGCATCGCGACGTATGCAAAACTTCCCCTACAGCGGAGGATTATATGGGGGTTTACCCCCAACTCACAATGAGGCGGGTTCCCAGTCGCACGGCGTCCACGGGACAGCGCTCATTGGGGGGCTGCCCATGCCCTACCCCAATCTCGCCCCAGATGTGGACTTGACTCCCGTCGTGCCCTCAACAGTTAACATGAACCCAGCTCCCAACCCCGCTGTCTTTAATCCCGAAGCTGTGAATGAAcccaagaagaagaaatacgCAAAGGAGGCATGGCCGGGCAAGAAGCCGACCCCTTCCCTGCTGATCTGA
- the PPP1R8 gene encoding nuclear inhibitor of protein phosphatase 1 isoform X2 encodes MGGEDEELKGLLGLPEEETELDNLTEFNTAHNKRISTLTIEEGNLDIQRPKRKRKNSRVTFSDDDEIINPEDVDPSVGRFRNMVQTAVVPVKKKRLDNPGSLTTDDSASRRMQNFPYSGGLYGGLPPTHNEAGSQSHGVHGTALIGGLPMPYPNLAPDVDLTPVVPSTVNMNPAPNPAVFNPEAVNEPKKKKYAKEAWPGKKPTPSLLI; translated from the exons ATGGGCGGTGAAGATGAAGAGCTCAAGGGTTTGCTGGGGCTGccagaggaggagacagaaCTTGAT AACCTGACAGAGTTTAATACAGCCCACAACAAAAGAATTTCCACGCTAACCATTGAGGAAGGAAACTTGGATATTCAGAGACCAAAGAGAAAACGGAAGAACTCCCGAGTGACATTCAGTGATGATGATGAGATCATCAATCCAG AGGACGTGGACCCTTCTGTTGGGCGCTTCAGGAACATGGTACAGACAGCAGTTGTCCCTGTGAAG AAAAAACGGCTGGACAATCCAGGCTCATTGACCACAGATGATTCTGCATCGCGACGTATGCAAAACTTCCCCTACAGCGGAGGATTATATGGGGGTTTACCCCCAACTCACAATGAGGCGGGTTCCCAGTCGCACGGCGTCCACGGGACAGCGCTCATTGGGGGGCTGCCCATGCCCTACCCCAATCTCGCCCCAGATGTGGACTTGACTCCCGTCGTGCCCTCAACAGTTAACATGAACCCAGCTCCCAACCCCGCTGTCTTTAATCCCGAAGCTGTGAATGAAcccaagaagaagaaatacgCAAAGGAGGCATGGCCGGGCAAGAAGCCGACCCCTTCCCTGCTGATCTGA